Genomic DNA from Corylus avellana chromosome ca4, CavTom2PMs-1.0:
GCCACAACTCCTTGCATATCTTCCACTCATGTCATCCTGTatacacttaaaaatgaaatattgttatataatattactctcttGCATTGGTTACTCaacttgataaacatgtcaagaGAGGTTCACTAACTCAAagttcttaaacaaaaaaactgtTTGAAGTTCTTACCTTCTAACACAAACCAAATTTGTtataatctttgtaattttaaaacttcttCAACAAAGTACAACTAAAGCACCCTCCAAGTTCTTAAACATTCAAACTATTTAAAGTTCTTACCCTATAATACAAATCTTAATAATATTCAAACAAAGtcttaaacaaaatacaacaaaagctCTTTCAAATGTTGCTTCCACTTGCTTGAGATCCATAAGAGCTCCCTCCAATCCTAGGAATAATAGAATTCATATCATAATCAATGATCTTTCTAACAATTACTTGATATGtgtgtgaaataaaaaaataaaaaagttataggCAAGATTCTTTTACCCTCCTATATGTTTTAGCAGCATTTCCATTTGTGCTTGCATAGCAGCTTGAGATGCTTTTGACTCCTTAATTTGGGCCTGAAATGCTGCCTCCATAGCAGCTTGTGATGCATTGGACTCCTTAATTTCGGCCTGAAATGTTGCCTCCATAGCAATTTGTGATGCATTGGACTCCCTAATTTCGGCCTGAAATGATGCCTCCATAGCAGCTAGTTTCTCTTCGGTTTCTAGCTGTTTAGCCAAGCATTCATCATGGTTTTGTTGGTTGCATGAGGAATTTGACTTGGTAGGTTTGGCACCACAACCTTTTCCTTTGACATGTCCTGAGCGGTGTCCACCTAGCACCTTTAAGACAATGTCTTCTTGGCTGGCATTAGTGTTGTCGGAGTTTGCTGCTATTGATTCCATTTCATTCTGCACAATCCATATAAACCTCAACTAAATAAGCCATGCAAGTTCATTAGACATATTCATCATGAGTACCCATTTCATTCACTTACATATTTACTCTCAGCGTACTCACTCACAAATTTCCCATCCTTGTTAATGTGCGTGTCCTTGTATATTTCTATGGGATTGGGTGCGGCATTAATTTTCTTTGCCTGCACATAATACACATAATTAACTGTTACACTAAAGAACATTACTATAAAAGCCTAACACTATATATTCTTATCTTATTGTGAATGATATTGACGAACGTCGTGCTGCCAGCTGTAtgatttgtttccatctttGCTCTGTTTTTCTTATTTCGCTCAGATTTTTTCTAcaaaaattcaatcaaaaaacatattaatttcattttttatagctGAATACAAATCTTAGAAATAATAATTGACTATCTATTTGAATAAGATGTGTTTACCTTTCACATATCAACTTCGAATGAATCACATATAGCAGGCCATCGTTCCGGAGAAATACCAGTTGGAACATTGGCCCTCGCCTCGGCTTGAGCATTGGCCACCGCTACTAAATCATCGCTATCcacatttttgaaataaatttggTAGTTCTTGAGGTGCAATGCGGAGCGTTTCCTATTATAGGCCTTACCTAGTTGATGCTTTAAGGCATCCTTGTGCTTCTGTAGCTTCGTATCCAAAACGAACTTACCCTGAGACATAGTAATTACGAAAACAATGGTCAAAAGTTTGTCACATTATTTGTAGCAAGTGACATAATACACATACACAATGAGATTTATACCTTCACTCGTTCTTCCAATCTTTTCACCATTTCATCTGGGACCATGGTCCAACTTTGATAATGGAGGTCGCAATGATCGAGGACAATCTTAGAAATTATCCTCGACCACGCCCCGGAATTGTCGCCCACAGGTACAACATACTCATCCTTGAATTCCAAATTGAGCGGACCATCCTTATCTATCATATCATTAACCTTGGAATTCTTGTTCTGACCCCTTGGCCTTCTAACAGACGTGCTAGCtattaatcaaaatatgaaAACGTAGTTAGTTGTATCTGGAAAAGAAGTTCGCACAGTGTATGCAACAAACTAATAGGAAAAAGATCTTATATTCACTTACAGCTTGCGGTGGGTGCAACTCCCGATGAGGGTATGTCATCAGACCGCTCATGGGAAGAATGGCTATGGCCCTCCACCAAATCGAGGGTCACCGGTGATGGCATGTCCATATCGTCATCAACATCAACGAGAGTCGGCCTATCACGATCCTCAACATGACACAGGCCTCGGCCTTGACCTCGGAGTTGACCACGACCTTGGACTTGGCCACGCCCTTGCCTTTGCCCTATCACCATTTGTAGTTGTTTTGATAGATCTGCAAACAACACAAAGTCTATCATCCAACTAGACCTAATTGAAAACTTGAAAGAATGGGCATAAAACCaaagtttgaaactttgagCTACCAGATCTCACACTCACAGCAATGCATAGTAAGTCAAACCTTTTCTAGCTTGAAGAAGGTTCCTACCAGAAGATGCACGAGATCCAAAGATGCTATCTAAAATTATATAcacaaagaaatttttttttttttaaaaaaaaaaaaaaaaaaaaaaggaaaaagaaagagatatatAAAGAACCACATATTCACAGAAAGACAGAGATTAGGAAAaactaataaagaaataaataaaaagatggtaatTAATAGAGAGATATTTGACTTATTAGCGATTTGATAATTAATACAAAATCCTAACGATAAGAATAACattaaattgcaatttcaaaacctttgtacagtttggaagaaagtgaagttcaaaaaaaaaaNNNNNNNNNNNNNNNNNNNNNNNNNNNNNNNNNNNNNNNNNNNNNNNNNNNNNNNNNNNNNNNNNNNNNNNNNNNNNNNNNNNNNNNNNNNNNNNNNNNNTTTTGGCTTTGTTGCTTATTATTTAACTCGATCGGGTTGGGCTTCAAATTCTTTGTTTgtgaagtggattttttttttctatacaaAAATTTTACCTTTTGCATAACCCTCTCCCATTTTCACATTTCTCGCAACGATTTGAAAGCATTTTACCAGAATTTGATAGTTACATCTTCTaactattgaaaaataaataaaaacaatattcaagttaataaattatgaaaaaattcaaattaagttgaaaaaaattgagttactctttttattaaactgacatttgtctttagagcatgaaaattgattttagggaataaactgttattttagcCTACCCTGatgacttataaattatttttatactaCATGGAGTGGtttataatttaggtcaactataggacttataaattattttttatactatggggagtgatttgtaatttaggccaatcatAATAACTAATattgcatttatcccttaaaaaaaatcttataatgAAGGGTTAAGTACTTTTGGCTAAAAGCAAAAATGGTACTTTCATCCATAAAATTGACGGAAGTCTACGTTAACCCAATAACAAATTGACATATGGCGGTGTgcaatattaaaaattaaaaaactcataaaaaaacaaaaatatatataaaataaactaataactaaaaaactaaaaatattaaaatttttttttttttttatttttagaaaagaaagggGTGGCTCAAACCACCCTCCATGTCTGGTACTcaaggggtggctgaaccaccacTAAAAGCTTTAGAGGTAGTTCGACCACCCAGAAAGCAGAATGGGAAtggccaaaaccacccaacCACCTCCATAGGCCTAAAGagtagttcggccaccctctTTACGCCATGGAGTAGTTTTTGGCTACCCCCTTCGGCATGTTTAGGGGCTAAccttattgttttttgtttggccTCCTAGTAGTGGTTGGATCACCTTCAAGGTCTATAAGGATGGTTTCAACCATCTCTAAGGCATATgaaggtggttttggccaccccattttttttaaaatttttttgttgtagtCGAACTACCAGCTACCCCTAAAACTTACAAAGATAGTTTTGGCCAtcgctaatttttttttgggtggctGAACAATCAGCCACCCCCTAGTTGGCTATTGGGGGTGCCTCCCTAAAACCTATAAAGATAGTTTTGGCCAtccctatgttttttttttgggtggtccAACAATCAGCCACCCCCTAGTTGGCTATGGGGGATGcctctagcaattcccttggccaaaatgaggTCGCTTAAAttggtggctcggccaccctctttttaattattttaatatttttagttgtttagcgattagtttttttaaaaaaaaaatttttttttactttttaatttgtaatgagtttttaaatttttaatattgcATAACACTTCATGTCAGTTTTTTATTGGGTTAACATAGACTTTCATAAATTTTATGGACGAACgtaccatttttgtttttagtcaTAAGTGAGGTACCATCTACAATACAAATTGACgcattgatgaaaaaaaaaatcgataaaCCACATAGAATAATGAGcatttaaccctataattaaACATAACCTTATACACACCTATATGTGTAGATATATTTTGATGCCTTAAATATTTTGATGCTCATAAATCAAAATTGTTTTCCGTTTAGTTTTTCATTAATCTTTTGTgcaacaaaatgaaaattaaatttagagaataatactataaataaatagatgaaaagcaaaaaaaaaaaatcacatacttcttcaaattaccactcaaatgaccaaaagaaaaagacgaaaataaccctaaaaaaatttcaataagacaaaagtatccatattaatttgaaaaaaaaaaaaaacaaaaaattaaaaaataaaattagaaacaaTGGATCGGTTCTTGTTCCTTCTTTCCGAATTTGAGCGGAGTCATAAGGCTTGCTTTGGTTTTTTTGGATCTTTTCTGATTCTCTCTCAGcattgtttttgaaaatctaGTGTTGTTTAAAGAATACTTCCTTGTTCAATATTTCTTTCGGCGATCTAATTGATTAATTACAACTTATTATTTTCGTATGTTAATTCTTGAAATTAGCAGAGGGAAGACTGAAGACATGGCTAACTATGGAGTCATACGAGGAGGCCATTGCAAAACTGCGAAGCTTTTTAGGTACACCGTCTTCTCTTTCCGTCATTGTATGTTCATACAAACAGTcaggtttttctcttttttattttatttttatttaatatttttttattttactttcatCATTAGAGGAACATTGGGaacttattggtaatttggggaGAGATTGTCTTAATGGAAAATTTAagaagacattatcaattgagtattAGTTTGAGAGAGTGTACTTGaactttacaaaagaaaaaaaaaaaaaaaaaaatttgtgactTTTCTTAAGGATCTatgatttaacaattttatttttcatttttgtttttatcacaAGAAGTACTTCGAATTTACATACAATCGAAGATACCTCCATTtaaattcatttcaaaatttgataaaaaattacgCCAGCACCATTAAAAAATCGAGATGTGTGTCcgtatattaattaaaaagaaaaaaaaaaaaaaaaaaaggggggggaaAGGGGTGGCTCCAACCATCTGTTGCTGACTCTCTAAACAAGAAATGGACGGCTTCGATCCAATCCCGGACTCGCTGGTCCTCCTCATCTTCAGCTTCGTCTCCGATGTGAAGACCCTGATTCGCTGCCGGGTCGTCTCCAAGCGATTCAACTCGCTCGTCTCTCAAGCTGAGTCGCTCCTCCTCAAAGTCGACTGTGTCATTCCGCCCGAGTCCAGCGACTTCTGACTCGTTGTCGTTCCCCCCCACCTTCATCCGCTCGATGATCCTGATCAAGAACTTGCACAAGCTCGTGTCGCACAAGCCCGACCCGACCCGAACCACCGCTCCCCCCTGACCTCGCCCGCCCAAATTCTGCGCGGGTTCCAGGAGATCAGAGACCTGGAGATCGAGCTGCCCTCCGGCGACCTGAAGCTGGAGAAAAACGCCGCAGTCAAGTGGAGAGCGGAGTTCGGGAAAACCCTGAGGAGATGCGTGATCTTCGGGTTCCGCGAATTACGAAGCTCGCCGCCGTTGCATATTCCGGCGGACTTCGGCGAGGTGGGTTTCGCAGAAGGGCTGAAGCTGAGGGTGGTGTGGACGATAATTAAGCTTCAGCACCTTactctttgtttttattaaatgctacagtataataaaaaaaaaaatttagcctaTAAAAATTTCTAATGATGACAAAAGACTATAGGCCTTACCGGTAGTTATTGTGATTTCATTTACTAATAAGCCAATAACTTCTTGTTATTTAGgacttttataaataaaaaaataatacatatgtcattttttaatggtatagaCATGACTTatcatcaaattttaaattaaatttagaccGAATTactattttcgtttttatttaaACTCAAGATACTTTCCGATAAGAATTAAACcttaaaaggtaaaaaataaaattattaaactacGAAGATataaaaaggtatttaacccttttcttaaatgttttttttttttgttttgctataATTAATTCATAATTGTAAATCCTCTCTAGACCCTTCCCACAATGTCCTAGAGTTCCGGGGAACATGCATGAGTGTAAAGCAATTCATCCGTGGTGGCTATATGTATGGAACATGTCATAATTTCCGTCCAGTAATCCGTGGTGGCTATATGTACGGAAGCCAACCCTTTAAtaactcatttttaattttatttttatctcattttacaaattaattattaattttgtaaatttatataAACCCTAAATAAGCAAttgcaaatttaattattaatttattaaatttataaaaaaatataaacaaattattaatacCGATTATCTCTCTTTAATTATtccttattattctttttatcccCAAACTCTCATGTGACAAAGCTCCAAATTTCAGATAGCCCCTCTGCTCTGTGTGAAGTTTCAGCCCTACAAAAGACGAGCACCAACCTAGCTAGAAAGATAGAATACATATTAGAAAAAATGAAACTACCTAGGAAATTCTGCAAATCAAtagatatcattttttttttttttactctgcGAAACCCATCTTTGttattgtcttttattcttaGTACTctacattctctctctctctctctttaaattTTCTTAAGTAAAGATACTTTCTAATTCTAGAAAACTACTTGGCGCTGATCATAATTTTTGGTTGGTTTGATGTAAAGGGTACCGGTTGGACCATTCCACCGGGAAAATTTAGATAAAGAAGATGGACAAGACGATGGCAAGTTTCTGTGAGTTGAGGAGGATGGCTGTTTGAGAAGGCTTTGGGGCTCTCACCTCTGCCGACAGTCTTTACTGCTCTTTGAGTGCGCCACCTCAAGGTTTCTCTCTCATGCATTCTTCAACTTATACATTCAAATCGTTTTcattagttcattctccaatggGTATCATTTCTGGCAAGAGCTAGAGAGAGATAGCCAGCTGCTCGATTGAGCACCATGACTGAACAAACTAGACGAAAGGACTAAAAAAAtgtactattatatatatatcacataaaaaaaaaaaaaagtactacaGAATCTTATGGCTTCTGCAAAAAACAAACTATTCTCATggatgagagaaagagagatgttAATATCGGATCAGGATCCCCTGGAATTCCAGGGGAATTCCAGATTCTAGAATTTGAAGATTAAAGGTCCAAAATGTGCCACGTGGCTAAACCACTTTCCtcccaaaacaccaaaacccaCTTCTTCATCAcgtctgaaaaaagaaaatcccagctttacccttcttcttcccctgcctcttcttcctctgctttcttcttcctcacatCTAGACGTCCCTCCCAAAACCCACTTCTTCTTCACGTCTGAAAGAAAATTGCAGCTttacccttcttcttcctttgcctcttcttcctcttcttcaaaaaacccaaagaaaaaatgCATTCGCCGCTGCGTCtaggctaaaaaaaaatttgaggtggTCTGGAATTCCAGGGGATCCTGATCTGTGCATTATAGATGTGAGGAAGAATAAGCCTTAGATGCAGAGGCAGCAGcttgaagaagaggaagaagggtaaagctgagatttttttttttttttttcagacgtGATGGAGAAGTAAGTTTTGGGAGGGAAAGTTTTTGGTATCTAAAAACAGTGGATTTGGGAGGAAAGTGGTTTTAGCCACGTGGCATATTTTGGACCTTTAATCTTCAAATTCTAGAATCTGGAATTCCCCTGGAATTCCAGGGGATCCTGATCCGTTAATATCACCTTGATGACTTGGATTGATGTGGTacttattgttagaatatattatgatattatgagaatatattACCATTAATTGTAatgaataaaatcaaatcataattaaatatgcctgattttattttatcaatcaCACCATTTTGTATTATCTCTCATCTCTATAAGAGCATTCCTAATGGAAGAACCAAATgctacttttatctaaaatagctcttcaaatgtttaaaaaaccctctacattggattagccaaaagaaaatataaaatagatatatgattagaagagctaaaaaaaaagctaaatgtagtagcactttttaagggagctattttatttttcctcacatgctttctttttttctcaaatattttcctactttttctctcatgttctctttttcccaaaaattttcccatttttcctctgacatgttttctttttcccaaaatttttcttacttttaataatattttaatagaatagatagaaatatagctaatcggatttGAGNNNNNNNNNNNNNNNNNNNNNNNNNNNNNNNNNNNNNNNNNNNNNNNNNNNNNNNNNNNNNNNNNNNNNNNNNNNNNNNNNNNNNNNNNNNNNNNNNNNNAATAAATCCATCTTCTTCCTCCACCACAATCAATTGACTCCTAATCTCTGCCGCCTCTCTAGGCACCACCTCCGCCATCTTCCTAGGTACTTCTTTTTGtggaaattttctatttttttttctgctacCATGAATtctttgggttgcaagcaaccttggaatttCGGTGTATCGAGTTTGAATCTACTCACCCTCTGATTGGCATGAGCTTACGCAAGGTGTTGACGTCCCTACGTTCGGCGCTCCGTAAACGGTTTTCTAGATCCATTCCCATTGTCACGACACAAGTTGGATATTTAGGTACTGAGGTCTTCGAGTTGATACCACATAGCCCAGAATTGATCATCCTTGAGTTGCCAACGTTCAGCGATAGATTTACCTTCTGCCTCTGCGAATagcggtcttggttggcgatgacaattgttcggcccaccactcatgtgcctTAAACGAATCGTCGGTTGCTCCTTATGTGCTGTCTTTGTGCGCACGTACACCTTGTTCATGTTTGCAAAGAGGTTGCTCCTCCCCActcatggaaagtaactgagctctgataccaaatgatgcaGTGTAACTTAGTGGGCTGTAGCGAcgaacatcaataagcagcggataaataactctagatctagattctatcaaagatctaagaattctcTTGACaaaaactagatactctctaggttttgaagaaaaatagaggaataaactcaattctgagtattctcattaatcaaaatcaataataaacaacaactgatttctttggaggctataagcatatatttatagcctaaaactcaaaacctaataaaatatgacataaataccccaaaacccaaaacctaataaaataacgaaagaAAGACTGTTAAAACCTTAACCCTACtttaacaatgaaataaagtcaattttaaataattaaaacgcagaaaataacataaattgtcccgagtgcgctcgatcgcaggtagagggcgctcgatcgcacttccaagGAGTAGGTACGCTCGATCTCAAGATCGttcgcagtaccagagaaggtgcgctcaatcgctgGTAAAGGGGGCTCCATCTCAGTTCCAAGGACAATGCGCTCCTCATATACTCCCAAGCACTCtggtctacatcatcctccccaggTTGGATAGAATTCGCCAATGAATTCACATACTCATCATTAACGTTCGTAGGGGTTAATTTCCACCCTACATCAAAAGTTGGATAGCTATTACTAATAGAACCTATTACAAAATTCTAccatagttttctttttctttttttcttaagcaataCAAAGAAAGGGAGAGGTCACAGGGGTGGATCTTTTTCCGCTCCTAATTCTAATGGAGGATAGGATCGATGAGGGAGTAGTTGGAAATGTTTCCAAACAAATGATAGGAAACAACCCATTTAGTTACTTGGTGTACACAGAAGTTGGCACATCTGAAAATCTTTGATGCACTCCGATTCTAGATGAGATGGTGCTGCTGAGCTAATGAATCTCAAAGATGATAGAGTAAAAGACCAATAAGTAATGAGCTGTGGCTAAGTGCCTTGTTGATGGCAAAAAACGTTAAGCATTGAATACCCTTCGAGCTGTAGAGAAGGACAACCGCACAAGCTTCCCTAATATTAGTTTCCACCAGGGGATGCCATTTAGAGTTTGTTTGAAGGCCTAAAAATGCGTCTAACACacaaaaagttcgtttaaagagaaaaaataatcgtttaataaaaaattgaaagcgcttttaagggtccaacaatggctaaaacgcacttttggcaaaagtgtcatgaaatttttgccaaaaaatgcttttaaacttaaaagctctatttctcaaatgcaatctcaaatagacTCTTAGTAGTAATCCATATTTCAATGGGCTAGGACCCAAAAACATTGGAGTTTAGGGGCTATTTGGAACTCTCCCAAATGATTCTTACAAAAGGGCAGTCGAGTATGAGATGCTGAACAGTCTCTGAAGGCCCATTGTAAATTGGGCATGAGGTATTTTCACAACAAATGTTTCAATCTTTGCTGAATCTTTCtgaaattattatgtattattttCTGCTGggtgatataattatataaaggATATGCGAAGGGCTTAGACATATTcgtatgtatatattattacaaCTAAGGTACTATGTAGTAAAGAAAATAGTAAGGAAATGTTTTGAGAGATTTATGTATGTACAAACTTCTTTACAATGTTtattatatgagaaatgctagaatctaataaaaactctatattttgcccataaaagtccacaTAGCAAGATCCCGTATCATTTTTTTGTGgagggaaaaagacaaaacaaaaagaagatgatctggcatcttgccacatgaacttttatgagcaaaatatggagtttttattagattctaacatATAATATGTATTTGCCTTGATCGTGTAGATTCAGATCATCATGATTAATGTTAATATACAATTATAAAAAACTGACAATTGTAAACCCTAGCGTAAAAAGCTCTGTTCTCTCTCcttgataataaataaaaaaataaataaaataaaaaataaaaataaaagacctGCCACCGGTGCTAAAGGAGGAGGGGAAACCTTCTGgtttccctcctcctcctccccttacctacagttttatgcttttcttttttgctaaGTTTCTCTCTTCTTGAGAGAACTCTTATCTCCCTAGAGTTTTCTCTAGGTCTTTGCTCTCTAGAGTTTTCTCTAGATCAACTCATCGTCTTTGACGATTTATCCAAGATCCTCTTAAAACAGCAGTTTGGGTCTTATATTCTCTACCGCGTCGCTGGCCGTTTATGCGAACCTTTCAAGATgggatttttcaaaatcataTCTTGTTTTCTCCTCTTGGCTCAGCTTGCAACGCGCCATACCACCCCTCTCACCGGCATTCCAGCTTCCTAGTGCCTCCTTCCACCTCTTCTCCACACAACCACGCACCAGCGCGTGGTCCACACGCGCTCACACGTGGGTCTAACATGCCGGATAGGTTCCGCTCACCGCCTTCCTCTGCCTTGTTCAAAGATGAAGCTgttggtttttgggttttttctgtgtttttctgTTTGTTGGTGTTGTGGTTTGTACAACTCAACCCGAACTGTTTGGGCTTCAGACGATTTGTCTGTGTAGTAGATCCCCTTTC
This window encodes:
- the LOC132177409 gene encoding uncharacterized protein LOC132177409; this translates as MHCYLSKQLQMVIGQRQGRGQVQGRGQLRGQGRGLCHVEDRDRPTLVDVDDDMDMPSPVTLDLVEGHSHSSHERSDDIPSSGVAPTASSSTSVRRPRGQNKNSKVNDMIDKDGPLNLEFKDEYVVPVGDNSGAWSRIISKIVLDHCDLHYQSWTMVPDEMVKRLEERVKGKFVLDTKLQKHKDALKHQLGKAYNRKRSALHLKNYQIYFKNVDSDDLVAVANAQAEARANVPTGISPERWPAICDSFEVDM